The genomic DNA GTGACATTTGCAGAATTGAAGGGGACACTCGTTCATTTCGCACGGGAATATTACGGCAGCAGTGTTCAATATAAATTCAGACCAAGTTTTTTCCCGTTTACCGAACCAAGTGCCGAGATGGATATTACCTGTTTTATCTGTGGTGGCAAAGGATGCCGGGTTTGTAAGCACAGTGGCTGGCTCGAGATACTTGGATGCGGAATGGTTGATCCGAATGTGTTCAAATATGTCGGTTATGACCCAGAAAAAGTTACCGGCTATGCCTTTGGTATGGGAATAGAAAGAATTTCAATGTTAAAGCATGATATCAATGACATTCGTCTTCTTTACGAAAATGATGTCAGATTCTTGAAACAATTTTAGATGGTGAAAAAGTGAAAATAGTTTTAAGCTGGTTGAATGAATTTATCGACCTCTCGGAAATCAGTGTTGACAAGCTGGCATATGAACTGACAATGGCCGGTTTGGAAGTGGAAAGTGTAACCGACTACAATCTCGTTTATGATAAGTTTATCGTGGCAGAAGTTCTGGAAAAAACCAAACACCCGAATGCCGATAAACTCTCTGTATGTAAGGTAAACACAGGAACGGAAACACTTCAGATCGTCTGTGGTGCTCCAAATGTTGCCGCAGGGCAGAAAGTACCTTTGGCAATAGAAGGAGCCAAAATACCTGATGCTGATTTTATAATCAAATCGACTAAACTTCGTGGACAGTTATCGCAGGGAATGATTTGTTCAGAAGCTGAACTTGGTCTTTCCAACGATCATTCCGGCATCATGGTGCTTCCTGAAGATTCAGTTCCGGGTACACCTCTTGCCAAGGCTATCGGATATGATGATGTTGTATTCGAAATTGGAATTACTCCAAATCGTCCTGACGCACTAAGCCATACCGGCGTTGCAAGAGATTTGGCAGCTCTTTTTAACAAACCCCTGAAGAAAAAAACTGTAACTGTAACAAGAGACACAGAACGGATTTGGGATGTCGCAAATGTGATTGTGGAAGATGAGATCAATTGTCCGAGATATTCAGCGGTAGTCATAAAAAACTGCAAAGTTGGCGATTCACCTGTTTGGATGAAGAACAGATTAAAGATGGCCGGAATGCGTCCCATTAATAATATTGTGGATATTACAAATTATATAATGCTCGAACTCGGTCAACCATTGCATGCATTTGATCTTGATAATCTAAGCGGCAGGAAGATTGTCGTTAAAAAAGCTGTTGAAAATTCGAAATTCAAAACCCTTGATTCTGTTGAGAGAACTCTGAAGGAGTCGGTTCTGATGATTTGTGACGGCGAGAAGGAAGTGGCAATTGCCGGAGTTATGGGTGGGGAAAACTCCGAGGTGAGCGAGAATACTACCAATATTCTGCTCGAAAGTGCATATTTCCATCCTACGAGTGTGAGAAAATCGGCAAAATATCTGGGGCTTTCCACAGAGGCTTCATACAGGTTTGAGAGAGGTACAAATCACGAAGGTACACTCTATGCTGCAACCAGAGCGGCAGAGTTGATGTCCAGATTCGCAGGTGGAAAAATTCTTTCCGGTGAGATTGATATTGTTTCCGAGCAGCTCAAACCGCTAAAAGTTGAATTAAGATTTGCACAAATTGAAAGAATACTCGGTTATCATGTCCCTGACGACAAAGTTGTCCAAATTCTGAAGAATCTTGACCTTGAGGTTGTCTCGGTTAACGAATCCAAAGTTACGGTAAATGTGCCCGGTTTCAGACCGGATATCGACCGCGAAATTGATTTGATTGAAGAGGTGGCAAGAATTCACGGTTATGACAATATTCCAACTGTACACCGGATTACATCTCCATTGGAATCCACAGTTGATGATCTGGAGTTATTGGATACAATCCGGGGAATCCTGTCAGGTTTTGGATTTAATGAAATAATGAACAATTCACTTCAACCGAACGAAATTGCTGCCGAAACCGGAAATCCTGTCCCGGTGTTAAATCCTCTAAATGCAGAAATGGCAGTCTTAAGAAGTTCTCTTATACCGGGTGCTCTGTATACTGTCAGAAATAATCTGAATGTTGGTGAAAAAGATCTGATGCTTTTTGAGACAGGGCATACCTTCAACAAAAAAGGGGAAGTAATAAATTCCTTCGATGATTTTGTTGAAGACAGGATGGTTACATTTCTGCTTACCGGACGGGCAACTCAAAAAACCTGGAACAGCAGTGAGCGCTACTTCGACTTCTATGATCTGAAGGGTTACTTCAAGTCACTCCTCGAATCATTCATGAACACAAGTCCTTTAGGTCATGTCTATAACAACGAAGAGAAGGGGATTTTTGAGTATTCGATCGAAGTTTTCGCCGGCGAAGAGAAACTTGGGGTACTTGGAAAGGTATCAGATCAATTTTGTTCAAAATTTGATATCGGACAAGTTGTGTATTGTGCTGAATTATTCGTAAATTGCATTAAAAGAAATACGGATAAGGTTAAGAAGTATTCACCACTTCTGAAATATCCGAAAATCATCAGAGATTTTGCATTCATTTTTGATTCGAATATCAAATACGGTGAAATTTCTCAATTCATCAGGAAAAATTCTTCTTCACTTCTTAAAAAAGTGGACCTTTTCGACCAGTACGAGAATGAATCGGTAATTGGTGAGGGAAAGAGAAGTCTTGCATTTACTCTTGAATTTTTTGAGAATGACAGAACTCTTACCGAAGAGGAAGTGGAAAAGGAGTTTTCCGGGTTAATACAAAAAATAACAAAACATTTCAACGCAGTTTTACGAGGAAACTGATTGAGTGATCTGACCAAAATTGATGTTTTATTCAGCGATCTGGATTCTTTACAAAATCTTGTGAAAGCTCTAATTACAGACCATAACCGGGCTGTTGAGGAGAGAAATGCACTTGAATCACGACTGACCAAGGTGCTCGAAGAGAATAAAAATCTTAGAAAACATATCGCCGAACTTGAGAAGGAAAGTGATACACTTAAAAGTGGAACTTTTGCTACTCATCTTTCATTATTTCAAGAGATGAGTGACCACGAAAAGGAAATTTTGGTACAAAAAATAAATGATCTGATTCTTAAGATCAACAAGCATCTGATCAACTTATAGATATTGGTACAGCGGACACCCTGATGAGCGAAAAAAAGAAGCTGAAGATTAAAATTTTTGATAAAGAATACTCTCTATTAGTAGATAATGAGGATCTTGCCAAAGATCTTGCAAAATATGTAGATCAAATAATGGAAGAAACGAGGCAGGAATTGCCCAATCAGCCGATGCAAACTGTAGCAGTTATTGCTGCCCTGAACATTGCGTATGATCTCTTTATAGAGAGAGAAAAAAGTAAAGAATTTACCTCTAAAGCTTCAGATAAAATAAAAGGTTTAAAACTCCTCTTAGAATCCCGCTCTCTTCACAGTCCGTCATAAGTTTTTCCGTCCGGCCGGTTGATGACACACATAAAAAGAACCATATGTAAAAATCATGGGACTCGGACTCCAAAGGCGTATTGCAGGCCTCATTCCGACTTGTCGGAACCACATCCGTGTGGCAGTGGAAGCAAAAAGCTCAGGGTCGTTACCCAATATGTCGTTAAAGGGTTCTTTTCCTTGACTGACATTGCCGGCCAAGACGGATTTATTTTTAACTTAGGATACAGATAATGGATGATTTAGTAATTATAATTCCGATGCTTTTGGCAGCGGTTTCGATCTTTTTCTATTTGGGCTGGTATATAAACAACCGGTTCGGGAAGAAAAGCATCGCTGCAGCCGAAGACAAAGGGAAAGAGATCGTCGAACTCGCAGAGGAAAAAGCCAGACATATAGTTTCCAATGCAGAAGAGAGAGCCACTCAACTACTTAAGGATGCCGAGAAAGAAGCCAATAATCTCAAAAGAGAAAAACTTCTCGAAGTAAAAGATGAGTGGTATAAGAAAAAAGTGGAGTTTGACAACGACTTTAACTCTAAAAGACAGAATCTCCAAAGCATGGAGAAACAGCTTTCGCGTCGTGAGGATGAAATCGACAGAAAGATTGAGCTTGTTCGAGTAAAGGAAAACGATTTTAAGCGGCTTGAACAGTCAATCAGTGACAAACAGCGATCCATAAAGCAGAAGGAAGAAGAGCTTGAACTTCTTGAGACTGAGCAAAATAACAGGCTCGAGAGAATAGCAAATCTTACCGCTGACGAAGCCAAAACCATGTTACTGGAAAACATGGTACAGGATGCCAAGATGGAATCGCAGAAGCTGATCAAAGATATCTACGAAAAAGCGAAATCGGAAGCCAAGAAAGAAGCTCAGAAAGTGGTGGTTCAGGCAATTCAGAGAACCGCTGCCGATTATGCGGTGGAAACCACTGTGTCTGTATTGAATATCCAGAGCGACGAGATCAAGGGAAGAATTATCGGCAAGGAAGGTCGGAATATCCGGGCATTTGAAGCTGCAACCGGTGTTGATGTAATTGTTGATGACACTCCGGAAGCGGTTATACTCTCATCTTTCGATCCGTTTAGAAGGGAAGTCGCAAGGGTATCACTTGAAAGACTGATTGCCGATGGCAGAATACAACCCGCAAGAATCGAAGAAGTGGTCGAAAAAGTCAGAATAGAACTCGAAGAAGAGATATATAAGATCGGTGAAAACACGGTGTTACAGCTTGGACTTCACGGAATGCATAATGAGCTAGTTAAACTTATAGGCCGTATGAAATACAGATCCTCCTATGGTCAGAACATTCTCGAGCACAGCGTTGAAGTTGCTTATCTTACCGGAATAATGGCTGCTGAACTGGGATTGGATGTCATGCTCGCCAAAAGATCCGGACTTCTCCACGATATCGGAAAGGTACTCGACAAGGAAATCGAAGGACCACACGCTCTTATCGGTTACGAACTTACCAAGAAATACCGTGAGAATCCAATCGTTTGCAATGCAGTCGGTGCACATCATGATGATATAGAGATGGAGCACCCTATTGCTGCACTTGTTCAGTCGGCAGATGCCATTTCCGGTGCCCGACCCGGTGCCAGAAGAGAACCTATAGAAGGTTATGCAAAGCGACTTGAAACCCTGGAAACCATAGCCAAATCGTTCGAAGGTGTGGCAAAAACCTATGCGATTCAGGCAGGCAGGGAAGTACGGGTAGTGGTGGAACACGAAAGGATTGATGATATATATGCCGATAAACTCGCGTTTGATATAGCTCAAAAGATTGAGTCCGACATGGAATATCCTGGTCAGATTAAGGTCACCGTTATTCGTGAAGTAAGAAAATTTGCAATCGCAAAATAAAAAAACAAGAATTGGAGTTACCGGAGGTATAGCCTCCGGTAAAACCTTCGCAACCAACTATTTCAGGTCGCTTGGATATCCGGTGTTTTATGCTGATATCCTCGCAACGCAATTGATGATTCGTAATCCTGAAATAAAATCACAAATCGTCAAAGAGTTTGGAGCGGAATCCTATCTCGATGGCAGACTCAATAAAGAATATCTCGCCTCCCGTGTCTTTTCATTCCCCGAAGAAATAAAAAAACTCAATGCAATTGTACATCCTGCTGTGATCGCAAGATCAGCAGAACTGATGACGATGGCACTGGAATATGATGATGTGGTGTTTTATGAAGCCGCTTTGGTGTTTGAATCGGGAATGACCGACAGATTTGATTATATTCTCTTGATAACGGCTGACAGGGATCTCAGGCTAAAAAGAGCTGTGGCAAGGGGCAGACTTTCTGAAAAAGATGTGAGTGACAGGATGGCTAATCAGATAAGTGAAGATGAAAAAATCAGATTATCCCATTTTGTCATAGTCAACGATCAGACAGAACAAGAATTTATCGACAAACTTCAGAAATTTGTCGATTTAATTGAAAATGATAAATTGAATGAAATCTTATCTTTTCCATATTTTATTCAATGATATCATTTTTATCTTTTTGTATGATCGTTTTTTACTTCATAATTTAGAATGTTAAATTAGGAGATTTTTGTTGTTATGATGTTGTTGCTAAATAAAATAATCGTCTCGGTCGTTAAAATACTGCCAAAAAGCGTGGTTTACTTCTTTGCTAAACGATACATAGCCGGTGAAAGACTGCAGGATGCCGTAAATCTTGTCAAAGAATTGAATAAAAAAGGGATTCTTGCCACCATGGATGTGCTTGGCGAATCCATTACCACAAAAGAAGAGGTAATTCTTGCAAAATCCGAGTGTCTCGCCGTCTTGAATACCATTAAACAAAATGAACTCAATTCAAATCTTTCAATAAAACCAACCCAGCTCGGATTAAATATTGATCTTGAATTTGCCTACCAGCAGATCAAAGAGATCGTGGCAAAAGCTAAAGAATACGGCAATTTTGTCAGGATAGATATGGAAGATTCTTCATGCACCGATAAAACCATAACCGTTTTCAAGCGGCTAAGGGAAGAATTCGACAATGTCGGCATAGTTCTTCAGTCTTATCTAAAGAGAACTTATAATGATGTTGTGGAACTGAACAAGATAAACAGCAACTACAGGTTATGCAAAGGAATCTATATCGAGCCTGCAGAAATTGCATTCAAAGACCGTCAGTCTGTCAGGGACAGTTATGTCCGTTGCCTCGAGCAAATGATGAAAGACAAGGCATATGTTGGTATTGCAACTCACGATGACTATCTCGTCAATGAAGCTTTGCGATTGAAAAAAGAGATGGTCGTCCCCGGAAACCTGATGGAATTTCAGATGCTTCTCGGTGTAAAGGAAGACCTGAGAGACAAAATAGTGAAAGAGGGCCACAAAG from Bacteroidota bacterium includes the following:
- the pheT gene encoding phenylalanine--tRNA ligase subunit beta, whose translation is MKIVLSWLNEFIDLSEISVDKLAYELTMAGLEVESVTDYNLVYDKFIVAEVLEKTKHPNADKLSVCKVNTGTETLQIVCGAPNVAAGQKVPLAIEGAKIPDADFIIKSTKLRGQLSQGMICSEAELGLSNDHSGIMVLPEDSVPGTPLAKAIGYDDVVFEIGITPNRPDALSHTGVARDLAALFNKPLKKKTVTVTRDTERIWDVANVIVEDEINCPRYSAVVIKNCKVGDSPVWMKNRLKMAGMRPINNIVDITNYIMLELGQPLHAFDLDNLSGRKIVVKKAVENSKFKTLDSVERTLKESVLMICDGEKEVAIAGVMGGENSEVSENTTNILLESAYFHPTSVRKSAKYLGLSTEASYRFERGTNHEGTLYAATRAAELMSRFAGGKILSGEIDIVSEQLKPLKVELRFAQIERILGYHVPDDKVVQILKNLDLEVVSVNESKVTVNVPGFRPDIDREIDLIEEVARIHGYDNIPTVHRITSPLESTVDDLELLDTIRGILSGFGFNEIMNNSLQPNEIAAETGNPVPVLNPLNAEMAVLRSSLIPGALYTVRNNLNVGEKDLMLFETGHTFNKKGEVINSFDDFVEDRMVTFLLTGRATQKTWNSSERYFDFYDLKGYFKSLLESFMNTSPLGHVYNNEEKGIFEYSIEVFAGEEKLGVLGKVSDQFCSKFDIGQVVYCAELFVNCIKRNTDKVKKYSPLLKYPKIIRDFAFIFDSNIKYGEISQFIRKNSSSLLKKVDLFDQYENESVIGEGKRSLAFTLEFFENDRTLTEEEVEKEFSGLIQKITKHFNAVLRGN
- the coaE gene encoding dephospho-CoA kinase (Dephospho-CoA kinase (CoaE) performs the final step in coenzyme A biosynthesis.), which produces MQSQNKKTRIGVTGGIASGKTFATNYFRSLGYPVFYADILATQLMIRNPEIKSQIVKEFGAESYLDGRLNKEYLASRVFSFPEEIKKLNAIVHPAVIARSAELMTMALEYDDVVFYEAALVFESGMTDRFDYILLITADRDLRLKRAVARGRLSEKDVSDRMANQISEDEKIRLSHFVIVNDQTEQEFIDKLQKFVDLIENDKLNEILSFPYFIQ
- a CDS encoding cell division protein ZapA, which produces MSEKKKLKIKIFDKEYSLLVDNEDLAKDLAKYVDQIMEETRQELPNQPMQTVAVIAALNIAYDLFIEREKSKEFTSKASDKIKGLKLLLESRSLHSPS
- a CDS encoding proline dehydrogenase family protein; the encoded protein is MLLLNKIIVSVVKILPKSVVYFFAKRYIAGERLQDAVNLVKELNKKGILATMDVLGESITTKEEVILAKSECLAVLNTIKQNELNSNLSIKPTQLGLNIDLEFAYQQIKEIVAKAKEYGNFVRIDMEDSSCTDKTITVFKRLREEFDNVGIVLQSYLKRTYNDVVELNKINSNYRLCKGIYIEPAEIAFKDRQSVRDSYVRCLEQMMKDKAYVGIATHDDYLVNEALRLKKEMVVPGNLMEFQMLLGVKEDLRDKIVKEGHKVRIYVPFGKDWYKYSIRRLKENPNVAGQIFANIFKFGK
- the rny gene encoding ribonuclease Y, with product MDDLVIIIPMLLAAVSIFFYLGWYINNRFGKKSIAAAEDKGKEIVELAEEKARHIVSNAEERATQLLKDAEKEANNLKREKLLEVKDEWYKKKVEFDNDFNSKRQNLQSMEKQLSRREDEIDRKIELVRVKENDFKRLEQSISDKQRSIKQKEEELELLETEQNNRLERIANLTADEAKTMLLENMVQDAKMESQKLIKDIYEKAKSEAKKEAQKVVVQAIQRTAADYAVETTVSVLNIQSDEIKGRIIGKEGRNIRAFEAATGVDVIVDDTPEAVILSSFDPFRREVARVSLERLIADGRIQPARIEEVVEKVRIELEEEIYKIGENTVLQLGLHGMHNELVKLIGRMKYRSSYGQNILEHSVEVAYLTGIMAAELGLDVMLAKRSGLLHDIGKVLDKEIEGPHALIGYELTKKYRENPIVCNAVGAHHDDIEMEHPIAALVQSADAISGARPGARREPIEGYAKRLETLETIAKSFEGVAKTYAIQAGREVRVVVEHERIDDIYADKLAFDIAQKIESDMEYPGQIKVTVIREVRKFAIAK